A part of Candidatus Electrothrix aestuarii genomic DNA contains:
- a CDS encoding RNA-binding domain-containing protein: protein MECKRAGGRDGRGELPKDFWETYSAMANSDGGTVLLGISQKGSKFSLSGIERTDKVKQDLFNTANNPSKVSVNLLNNTSVRLLTIEGRSLLQVEIPRANREIRPVYLNGNPLGNTYVRMHEGDQRLSDEAVRRMMAEQTEDSRDARILKGFGLDDLCTESLRVYRQIFNNLKPGHPWNELKTLSFLQRIGAWRMDRESGQDGLTAAGLLMFGYHTTIQEAFPFYMLDYQERPATASEQRWLDRLTLDGTWSGNLYDFYRKVFLKLAEGVKVPFELDGDRRLDESPIHVALREALCNALVHADYSDRIAVLVVKSPAMFEFRNPGMMRIPVELALHGGYADCRNRLLHQMFRYVGIGDQSGSGISKIFSCWHRYHWRAPELFDSRDPCDQTMIRMRMIDLFPQELVVQLRQDFGQAYDSLSHEEQVALAIAVVEHTVTHQRFCVLSKTHPADASRLLHGLVEQGFLEQTGSSRGVVYHLAGTNIPGPEDVFDSPNLDSSSGNLDSSSGNLDSSSGSLKRDTLGRIFSSTHALPFVDDLDRLESDFLVHSGAKYPVLFEAAFPLLVGHLAVKSSAKLTPYCTRYIEGESRGAKKKEKDFSGSNEGGAAGIAERALCHHQLSCCIGPQGAHNTSSSIFDPDGPRRRAGNRFSPNSK, encoded by the coding sequence CTGGAGTGCAAACGAGCTGGTGGCCGCGATGGTCGCGGCGAGTTGCCCAAAGATTTCTGGGAAACCTACTCAGCTATGGCCAACAGCGACGGCGGTACGGTGTTGTTGGGCATCAGCCAGAAAGGAAGCAAATTTTCGCTGAGCGGTATCGAAAGGACCGATAAGGTCAAGCAAGACCTCTTCAATACAGCAAACAATCCCAGCAAAGTCAGCGTCAACCTGCTCAATAATACCTCTGTACGTCTCCTGACCATTGAGGGGCGTTCGCTGTTGCAAGTGGAAATTCCCCGTGCCAACCGCGAGATTCGGCCTGTCTACCTGAACGGTAATCCTCTCGGCAATACCTATGTGCGTATGCATGAAGGAGATCAACGATTATCAGACGAGGCTGTTCGGCGGATGATGGCTGAGCAGACCGAGGACAGCCGCGATGCACGTATTCTTAAGGGCTTTGGGCTTGATGATCTATGTACGGAAAGCCTTCGTGTTTATCGACAGATTTTTAATAATTTGAAGCCTGGGCATCCGTGGAACGAGCTGAAAACGCTTTCTTTTCTTCAGAGGATCGGGGCGTGGCGCATGGACAGGGAGAGTGGCCAGGATGGTTTGACAGCAGCGGGTCTGCTGATGTTTGGGTACCACACGACTATTCAGGAGGCATTTCCTTTTTACATGCTTGATTATCAGGAGCGACCGGCAACAGCAAGCGAACAGCGTTGGCTTGATCGGCTCACTCTGGACGGAACATGGTCCGGTAATCTCTACGATTTTTATCGCAAAGTTTTTCTCAAGTTGGCGGAGGGTGTCAAGGTTCCTTTTGAGCTCGATGGTGATAGAAGGCTGGATGAATCACCAATTCATGTTGCTCTCCGGGAGGCGTTATGCAATGCGCTGGTGCATGCTGATTACTCGGATCGCATTGCTGTCTTGGTGGTGAAGTCTCCTGCAATGTTTGAGTTCAGAAATCCTGGCATGATGCGAATCCCTGTGGAGCTAGCCCTGCATGGGGGCTATGCAGATTGCCGTAACCGCCTGCTTCATCAGATGTTTCGTTATGTGGGGATTGGTGATCAATCGGGTTCTGGAATTTCAAAAATTTTCTCCTGCTGGCACAGATACCATTGGCGTGCTCCAGAGCTGTTTGATAGCCGGGATCCTTGTGATCAAACCATGATCCGCATGCGTATGATTGATCTCTTTCCACAGGAGTTGGTTGTGCAATTGCGGCAAGATTTTGGTCAGGCCTATGACTCCCTGTCTCATGAAGAACAGGTGGCTCTTGCCATCGCAGTTGTGGAACACACTGTAACTCATCAACGTTTTTGCGTGCTCAGTAAAACACATCCGGCAGATGCAAGTCGTCTTCTGCATGGGTTAGTGGAGCAGGGATTTCTGGAGCAGACCGGGAGCAGTCGCGGAGTAGTATATCATCTTGCCGGGACGAACATCCCCGGACCAGAGGATGTATTTGACTCCCCGAATTTGGATTCGAGCTCCGGCAATTTGGATTCGAGCTCCGGCAATTTGGATTCGAGCTCCGGTAGTTTGAAACGTGACACCTTGGGCCGAATTTTTTCATCCACCCATGCATTACCATTCGTGGATGATCTTGATAGGTTGGAGTCGGATTTCCTAGTACATTCGGGCGCAAAATACCCCGTTCTTTTTGAAGCCGCCTTTCCTCTTTTGGTAGGGCATCTTGCTGTAAAAAGTAGCGCGAAACTTACGCCGTACTGTACTAGGTATATTGAAGGGGAAAGCCGAGGAGCCAAGAAGAAAGAAAAAGATTTCTCGGGCAGTAATGAAGGCGGTGCTGCTGGAATTGCTGAACGGGCACTTTGTCACCATCAGCTGTCTTGCTGCATTGGTCCACAGGGAGCCCACAACACTTCGTCGTCAATATTTGACCCGGATGGTCCGAGAAGGCGAGCTGGAAATCGCTTTTCCCCGAACTCCAAATGA
- a CDS encoding serine hydrolase: MRRSPLLFLLGCLFLISFCSPHSKEREKRRFLKKPPTKHFVFPGKNWRQLPAEALCKNPQALRQFTKAIDGSGVIIKNGYLIKTWGHPAGRRHWASATKPVLSTLMLFAAQEGKIEVHGKIDPFMPGLLGKDKKITFYHLANMTSGYARHEWPGEAFAYNDYAIKLYHDTLLDKVFTTTDDPNQIILKENRLGLLQFQDGDVFEQIEEHGWSVHTSPRDFARIGWLWLNKGRWKDKQLLDRQLFDRYLKNQVPKSLPRSRYPARDYLAIGSYGAQSGNQTPYGPGNYGMNWWFNTGKRIWPSLPEDTFQANGHWNKETVTVIPSMNMVVAGFGDFGPFEPGPGPADDLMGLLVDACGQHH, encoded by the coding sequence ATGCGTCGTTCTCCGCTCCTGTTTTTGTTGGGCTGTCTCTTCCTTATTTCATTCTGTTCCCCACATTCTAAGGAAAGGGAAAAACGACGCTTTCTGAAAAAGCCCCCAACAAAGCATTTTGTTTTTCCTGGAAAAAATTGGAGACAACTGCCTGCCGAGGCACTGTGTAAAAATCCACAGGCACTGCGCCAATTCACTAAAGCAATTGATGGCTCAGGCGTTATCATAAAAAACGGGTACCTCATCAAAACCTGGGGCCATCCTGCAGGGCGCAGGCACTGGGCATCCGCCACCAAGCCCGTGCTCAGCACCCTGATGCTTTTTGCTGCCCAGGAGGGCAAGATAGAGGTTCACGGTAAGATTGATCCGTTCATGCCCGGCCTCCTGGGCAAAGATAAAAAGATCACCTTTTATCACCTGGCCAATATGACCAGTGGCTACGCCCGGCATGAATGGCCAGGTGAGGCCTTTGCCTATAACGATTACGCCATCAAGCTCTATCATGACACCTTGCTTGATAAGGTCTTCACAACGACGGATGACCCAAATCAGATCATCCTGAAAGAAAATCGGCTCGGTCTTCTCCAGTTCCAGGATGGCGACGTCTTTGAGCAGATCGAAGAGCATGGTTGGTCTGTCCACACTTCTCCCAGGGATTTTGCCCGCATTGGTTGGTTGTGGCTGAACAAAGGAAGGTGGAAGGACAAACAACTCCTGGACAGACAGCTCTTTGATCGCTACCTCAAAAATCAGGTTCCCAAATCACTCCCCAGGTCGCGCTATCCAGCCCGTGATTATTTAGCTATTGGCTCCTATGGTGCCCAAAGCGGCAATCAAACCCCATACGGTCCTGGGAATTATGGTATGAATTGGTGGTTCAACACCGGCAAAAGGATCTGGCCCAGCCTGCCAGAAGACACCTTTCAGGCCAATGGACACTGGAATAAAGAAACCGTCACAGTGATTCCCAGCATGAACATGGTGGTGGCTGGTTTTGGTGATTTTGGCCCCTTTGAGCCCGGCCCAGGTCCGGCAGACGACCTCATGGGACTCCTGGTTGACGCCTGTGGGCAACATCATTGA
- a CDS encoding CFI-box-CTERM domain-containing protein: MRLFRIFSAGIAAVLFLVSLSHADVIVCFGDSITAGYKATPYPTNLQNMYGSAAGTQIVNAGKGGENTYRGAARISGVMDKYAPNYVVIMEGANDVMEGISASTTVFNLNIMLKAAVAVGAKPILSTITPNSSKSGYQPENYNPGIIDLAEGGGTTLVNTYANVVSNWSNLNVDGVHPNEDGSVKIAQGFYSQLVNTQNASSGGGGGGGCFIATAAYGTALEPQVVLLKRFRDLYLMTNRLGISFVELYYTYSPPVADFIRQHNFLRFIIRIFLLPLLTFSFFLVEFSPAEQLIIALVLLSSSGFFLIRFRKRLDAK, encoded by the coding sequence ATGAGGCTGTTCAGAATATTCTCAGCAGGAATTGCGGCAGTACTTTTCCTTGTTTCTCTCTCCCATGCAGATGTCATTGTCTGTTTTGGCGACTCTATCACTGCTGGCTACAAAGCGACCCCTTATCCCACCAACTTGCAGAATATGTATGGTTCCGCTGCGGGTACGCAAATCGTCAATGCGGGTAAAGGTGGAGAAAATACTTATAGAGGGGCCGCTCGTATTAGCGGGGTGATGGATAAATATGCCCCTAATTATGTGGTTATTATGGAAGGAGCCAATGATGTCATGGAAGGCATCTCTGCTTCCACCACGGTCTTTAATCTCAACATTATGTTGAAAGCGGCCGTGGCTGTTGGAGCCAAACCTATCCTTTCCACCATCACCCCAAACAGCAGTAAATCAGGTTATCAACCTGAGAACTACAACCCGGGTATTATTGATCTCGCTGAAGGCGGAGGGACCACGTTGGTGAACACCTATGCCAATGTGGTCTCAAATTGGTCAAACCTCAATGTCGATGGTGTCCATCCCAATGAAGATGGTTCCGTAAAAATAGCCCAAGGATTTTACTCACAGCTGGTCAACACCCAGAATGCCAGCAGCGGTGGTGGCGGAGGCGGTGGTTGCTTTATTGCCACAGCTGCCTATGGTACAGCTTTGGAACCCCAGGTTGTCCTCCTCAAAAGGTTCCGTGATCTCTACCTGATGACCAACCGCTTAGGTATTTCTTTTGTTGAACTCTATTATACCTACTCACCACCTGTAGCTGATTTTATCCGTCAACATAACTTCCTGCGCTTCATCATTCGGATCTTTCTTTTACCCTTATTAACATTCAGCTTTTTTCTTGTCGAGTTTTCACCGGCAGAACAGCTTATCATAGCCTTGGTTCTGCTTTCTTCTTCTGGATTTTTCCTGATCCGTTTCAGAAAACGACTCGATGCAAAGTAA
- the nadA gene encoding quinolinate synthase NadA, producing the protein MSFAHQPDIGSLYQGMQEEELVERIAARKKELADNLLILSHHYQHDSIYQFADLTGDSLKLAADAAKIKDKQFLIFCGVHFMAEAADILSAEHQQVILPHLDAGCPMADMSTRGAVAAAWTELMEATGVAEEAITPVTYVNSSAAVKSFVGEKGGSSCTSSNAERVLDWALSRGKLVFFFPDQHLGRNASFALGLPEEQVVLWRRGEPLGGCSKEQLQQARVVLWDGYCEVHMRSFPEHVHSWRAQDPQAKIIVHPECRNEVLRLADMSGSTEAIISAVAASQAGSHWVIGTELNLVERLAKQHPDKSIHSLTPSCLCPTMSAVKPANLLWVLDNLAEGRVVNQIQVPEEIALQAKSCLDRMLSI; encoded by the coding sequence ATGTCATTTGCCCACCAGCCAGATATCGGATCATTATACCAAGGGATGCAGGAAGAAGAACTTGTCGAACGCATTGCGGCCCGGAAAAAAGAGCTCGCAGACAATCTGCTCATTCTCAGCCATCATTACCAGCACGATTCCATATATCAATTCGCTGACCTTACCGGTGATTCCCTGAAGCTGGCTGCTGACGCGGCAAAAATCAAAGACAAACAGTTTCTTATTTTCTGCGGAGTCCATTTCATGGCTGAAGCCGCAGATATTCTCTCAGCTGAACACCAACAGGTCATCCTCCCTCACCTTGATGCAGGCTGTCCAATGGCAGACATGTCCACCAGAGGAGCGGTTGCCGCAGCCTGGACCGAACTCATGGAGGCAACCGGGGTAGCCGAGGAAGCTATCACTCCGGTTACCTATGTCAATTCCTCAGCTGCTGTGAAAAGTTTTGTTGGAGAAAAAGGCGGTTCCTCCTGCACTTCCTCCAATGCAGAGCGAGTTCTTGACTGGGCCCTTTCTCGAGGAAAACTGGTCTTCTTTTTCCCGGACCAGCACCTCGGCCGTAATGCCTCCTTTGCCCTGGGTCTTCCAGAGGAACAGGTTGTGCTCTGGCGACGGGGAGAACCGCTGGGAGGATGCAGTAAAGAGCAGCTGCAACAGGCACGGGTTGTGCTATGGGATGGCTATTGCGAGGTGCATATGCGCAGCTTTCCTGAGCATGTGCATTCATGGCGCGCTCAAGATCCTCAAGCAAAAATCATTGTCCATCCAGAATGCCGCAACGAGGTTCTCCGTCTGGCCGATATGTCCGGGTCTACAGAGGCCATTATCTCCGCTGTTGCAGCCAGCCAAGCAGGCAGTCACTGGGTTATCGGTACAGAGCTCAATCTAGTGGAGCGCTTGGCCAAGCAACATCCAGACAAGAGCATTCACTCGCTGACCCCGTCCTGCCTTTGCCCAACCATGTCAGCAGTCAAGCCAGCCAACCTCCTCTGGGTACTGGATAATCTTGCAGAAGGAAGAGTAGTTAATCAAATCCAGGTCCCTGAAGAGATCGCCCTCCAGGCCAAGAGCTGTCTCGACAGGATGCTGTCAATCTGA
- a CDS encoding cold shock domain-containing protein, which translates to MDLKVEARNLDMRKGWQEKIEEEREKLIRHYANLVLHLRVTIAATPGYKEGGYEISLVASVPNDTVVVKRWGEKVHALLVESFDVLGLQLKDIVQKKQNHKHQVSPKNQGGVPGGDARGTVQRMFAEYGFIMTQDNQEVFFHANALKDLSMDDLEEGAAVSLAMEDGVKGLQAVWVKAA; encoded by the coding sequence ATGGATCTAAAAGTTGAGGCCAGAAATCTTGACATGCGCAAAGGCTGGCAGGAGAAAATAGAAGAAGAACGAGAAAAACTTATCCGCCATTATGCAAACCTGGTTCTTCATCTTCGCGTAACAATCGCAGCCACTCCCGGCTACAAAGAAGGAGGGTACGAAATCAGTCTGGTTGCTTCTGTACCGAATGATACAGTCGTGGTCAAACGTTGGGGCGAAAAAGTACATGCCCTGTTGGTTGAGAGCTTTGATGTCCTTGGCTTACAGTTAAAAGATATTGTTCAGAAAAAACAAAACCACAAACATCAGGTCAGTCCGAAAAATCAGGGCGGCGTTCCTGGAGGCGATGCCCGTGGAACTGTCCAGCGCATGTTTGCTGAGTATGGCTTTATCATGACTCAGGATAACCAGGAAGTCTTCTTTCATGCCAATGCATTGAAAGATCTTTCTATGGATGATCTTGAGGAAGGTGCTGCTGTAAGCCTCGCTATGGAAGATGGTGTGAAAGGGTTACAGGCCGTATGGGTGAAGGCTGCCTGA
- the hemH gene encoding ferrochelatase — protein sequence MDKKIGVLLLNMGGPEKQEDVRSFLYNLFSDRQIIRLGPALLQKPIAAMIARKRAPGSMANYQKLGGGSPLTRITAEQAQALEQSLADDGDFIVRSCMRYWHPFADAALQEMVNAGVRQLIALPLYPHYCRATTESSFSDLRRHKEKLSLEVPLREISSWPDEPEYIDALASRVRDGLALFSSEEQDAVQLVYSAHSLPKKFIDQGDPYVEELQRTIAALEEQVGRQGRLCFQSRSGPVEWLEPSTPDMLKQLAEEGQKNILMIPIAFVSDHIETLYEIDMLYKEQAAGLGMRLESTRGLNDDPQFIQALRTLVLRARDTE from the coding sequence ATGGATAAAAAGATAGGCGTACTCTTGTTGAATATGGGAGGGCCGGAAAAACAAGAGGATGTTCGCTCCTTTCTCTATAACCTCTTCTCGGATCGTCAGATTATCCGCCTTGGCCCTGCTTTGCTGCAAAAGCCCATTGCTGCCATGATTGCCCGAAAACGTGCCCCGGGGAGTATGGCGAATTACCAGAAACTCGGCGGCGGTTCACCACTGACCCGCATAACCGCTGAGCAGGCGCAGGCCCTGGAACAGAGCCTGGCTGATGATGGAGATTTTATCGTACGTTCCTGCATGCGTTATTGGCATCCCTTTGCCGATGCTGCCTTGCAGGAAATGGTCAATGCCGGAGTACGCCAGTTGATTGCACTTCCTCTCTATCCCCATTATTGCCGGGCAACTACGGAGTCCTCTTTTTCCGACCTTCGACGACATAAGGAAAAGCTTAGTTTGGAAGTGCCCCTGCGGGAGATTTCCTCCTGGCCTGATGAGCCGGAGTATATCGATGCCCTGGCTTCCCGTGTTCGGGATGGATTAGCGCTTTTTTCCTCCGAGGAGCAGGATGCTGTGCAGTTGGTCTATAGTGCTCATAGTTTGCCGAAAAAATTTATTGATCAGGGTGATCCCTATGTGGAAGAGTTGCAACGGACTATTGCTGCCCTTGAAGAGCAGGTCGGCAGACAGGGGCGGCTCTGCTTTCAAAGCCGGAGCGGTCCTGTGGAATGGCTGGAACCCAGTACGCCGGATATGTTAAAGCAGCTCGCTGAAGAAGGGCAGAAAAACATCTTGATGATACCCATAGCCTTTGTTTCCGATCATATTGAGACCTTATACGAGATTGATATGCTATACAAGGAGCAGGCAGCAGGATTGGGCATGCGGCTTGAGTCGACCCGAGGCTTGAACGACGATCCGCAATTTATCCAGGCCTTGCGGACCTTGGTGTTGCGGGCACGAGATACTGAATAG
- a CDS encoding DUF2062 domain-containing protein encodes MKLNPRRASRYYYLRFIRLQDSPFSLALGSALGASIAATPTLPLHTLCIVGMTLLFRVNTLAALLMSALVSNPLTFVPQYYLAWKIGSILLPGRLDWKQLHGVLLLVRHASFFDGIKIMGNLGVDALLVLLTGGLVLAIPVGIITYLITLRLFTRLQEKRQHKHLLNK; translated from the coding sequence GTGAAACTGAATCCTCGACGGGCAAGCCGGTACTATTATCTCCGTTTTATCCGCCTGCAAGATTCGCCTTTTTCTCTGGCTCTTGGCTCAGCCCTCGGAGCCTCTATCGCTGCGACTCCTACCCTTCCCCTGCATACCCTCTGTATTGTCGGGATGACCCTGCTCTTTCGTGTTAACACCTTAGCCGCCCTCCTGATGAGCGCCCTGGTGAGCAATCCTCTGACCTTTGTACCGCAATACTATCTGGCCTGGAAGATAGGGAGTATCCTGCTGCCCGGCAGGCTGGATTGGAAGCAACTGCATGGCGTCCTCCTTCTGGTTCGACACGCTTCCTTTTTTGATGGTATAAAAATCATGGGAAACTTGGGTGTTGATGCTCTCCTGGTCCTCCTGACTGGTGGTCTTGTCCTGGCTATCCCCGTGGGCATTATCACCTACCTCATCACGCTCCGTCTCTTTACCCGCTTGCAGGAAAAAAGACAGCACAAACACCTGTTGAATAAGTAA
- the pal gene encoding peptidoglycan-associated lipoprotein Pal, whose amino-acid sequence MNTFMPRMLLLACMTLPLILSGCGPKEIEPYQATTEESSKPELATATTYPLSYGNLQEEEQGAIEPGAIEEENMGTLVEDLPLPEEEEGDNTPIVETLDAGSGPGEQKLGFGSQAVENKSTAYKKEHGRSSVQLRPVYFNFDQSEIRKDQIVFMEHNADYLKSNVASNVLIEGNCDEQGTNEYNLALGERRAMTAKKYLIKLGVDSARIRTVSYGEERPLFTGSEESDYSYNRRDDFVLE is encoded by the coding sequence ATGAATACTTTCATGCCCCGCATGCTTTTATTAGCTTGTATGACACTCCCTCTTATCCTTTCCGGTTGTGGCCCGAAGGAAATCGAACCGTATCAAGCAACAACAGAGGAAAGCAGCAAGCCTGAACTGGCAACAGCAACCACTTATCCTCTCAGTTATGGAAACCTTCAGGAAGAAGAGCAGGGGGCCATAGAGCCTGGGGCCATAGAAGAAGAAAATATGGGTACCTTGGTAGAAGATCTTCCCTTACCCGAGGAGGAGGAGGGGGACAATACCCCTATCGTTGAGACCCTTGACGCAGGCAGCGGGCCTGGAGAACAAAAATTAGGTTTTGGAAGCCAGGCGGTTGAGAACAAATCAACCGCATATAAGAAAGAACATGGCCGTTCCTCTGTGCAATTACGCCCTGTGTACTTTAATTTTGATCAATCTGAAATCCGCAAAGATCAGATTGTTTTTATGGAGCATAACGCGGACTATCTGAAAAGCAACGTGGCCAGCAATGTCCTCATTGAGGGGAACTGTGATGAGCAGGGAACCAATGAATATAACTTAGCCCTGGGAGAACGCCGGGCAATGACCGCCAAAAAATACCTGATAAAGCTCGGTGTTGACAGTGCCAGAATCAGAACCGTATCCTATGGCGAAGAGCGTCCGCTGTTTACCGGTTCTGAAGAAAGCGATTACTCGTATAATCGTCGGGATGATTTTGTCCTGGAATAA
- a CDS encoding exodeoxyribonuclease III, producing the protein MKKENFSIDSAIAALQQEVVDYDVPVVDLIAAQTKDPLKVLLATILSARTKDEVTAAAAKRLFAKADSLEALALLSVDELEKIIYPVGFFRNKAQYLAALPAVLEQEFQGHVPDTVDELVKLPGVGRKTANLVVAVAFNKPAICVDTHVHRIMNIWGYVETTTPLQTEMALRGKLPEKYWITINSLLVAFGQGTCKPRAPHCDRCIIAQDCPQIGVTPRKTTTQTGKKVAMPKFVSWNVNGLRAVLKKGFLDVLHELDADIFAVQEIKALPDQLPDEVKNIPGYRAYWYPAQKKGYSGTAIFSKKKPEDVIYGMGKEEFDQEGRVLTLEFDDFYFITAYFPNSQHGLKRLQYKLDFNKEILHYMERLAKEKSVVLCGDLNVAHREIDLANPQANVKNPGFCPEERAWMDEAVGAGYIDTFRLFHQEPEQYTWWSYRSNARARNIGWRIDYFLVDPASRDRIHSAAIHDDILGSDHCPISIEFT; encoded by the coding sequence ATGAAGAAAGAAAATTTTTCTATAGATTCAGCCATCGCTGCCTTGCAGCAAGAGGTCGTTGATTACGATGTTCCGGTTGTGGACCTGATCGCTGCTCAGACAAAGGACCCTCTCAAGGTTTTACTGGCAACTATTTTGTCTGCGCGAACCAAGGATGAGGTCACTGCTGCTGCGGCAAAACGATTATTTGCCAAGGCTGATTCGCTGGAAGCACTGGCCTTGCTTTCAGTCGATGAGCTGGAAAAAATTATCTATCCTGTGGGGTTCTTTCGCAATAAGGCCCAATATCTTGCCGCGCTGCCCGCTGTTCTGGAGCAAGAGTTTCAGGGGCACGTCCCGGATACGGTTGATGAGCTGGTGAAGCTTCCTGGTGTGGGGCGAAAAACAGCAAATCTGGTTGTTGCCGTGGCCTTTAATAAACCGGCCATCTGTGTGGATACTCATGTTCATCGGATTATGAATATCTGGGGCTATGTCGAGACAACAACGCCCTTGCAGACTGAAATGGCCTTGCGGGGAAAATTGCCTGAGAAATACTGGATCACCATTAATTCCTTGCTGGTTGCCTTTGGTCAGGGAACCTGTAAACCACGTGCTCCTCATTGTGATCGCTGTATTATTGCACAAGATTGTCCTCAGATTGGGGTTACTCCCCGAAAAACAACCACGCAAACTGGAAAGAAGGTTGCTATGCCCAAATTTGTCTCCTGGAATGTTAATGGGTTACGGGCTGTTTTGAAGAAAGGCTTTCTTGATGTTTTGCATGAGCTTGATGCCGATATTTTTGCTGTGCAGGAAATTAAAGCATTACCAGATCAGCTTCCTGATGAGGTGAAGAATATCCCCGGTTATAGGGCATATTGGTATCCGGCGCAGAAAAAAGGCTATTCCGGAACGGCGATCTTCAGCAAAAAAAAGCCCGAGGATGTCATCTACGGCATGGGAAAGGAGGAGTTTGACCAAGAGGGAAGAGTGCTCACCCTGGAGTTTGATGACTTCTATTTTATCACTGCATACTTTCCAAATTCTCAGCATGGTTTGAAGCGGCTTCAATATAAGCTGGATTTTAACAAGGAAATACTGCATTATATGGAGAGGCTTGCAAAAGAAAAATCTGTGGTACTCTGCGGAGATCTGAATGTCGCCCATAGGGAGATTGACCTTGCCAATCCTCAGGCCAATGTGAAGAACCCTGGCTTCTGCCCGGAAGAAAGGGCCTGGATGGATGAGGCCGTCGGGGCTGGATACATTGATACCTTCCGCTTGTTTCATCAGGAACCAGAGCAATATACCTGGTGGAGCTATCGTTCGAATGCCCGGGCAAGGAATATTGGCTGGCGTATCGACTATTTCCTGGTGGATCCTGCGAGCCGGGATCGGATCCATTCAGCGGCTATTCATGATGATATCCTCGGATCGGATCATTGTCCGATCAGTATTGAATTTACATGA
- a CDS encoding response regulator transcription factor, with the protein MKPYRIIIADDHSLIRKGIKILIAQDPGLEVIAEAADGQELLEILKEKRPDMVILDISMPELSGMEALGEIHGLYPDIRVLMLTMHSNVQYCYHAIVAGAHGYLLKDDSDTELLPAIRRIRQGKDYMSPQLASDIPEGIRNTTEVHLTPREKQVLKLLVEGLTTKQIAEKLCISPRTVDQHRSNLLKKFGKKKTVDLVNDVIKNPPLYVEHIS; encoded by the coding sequence ATGAAACCGTATCGTATCATTATTGCAGACGATCACAGCTTGATCAGGAAAGGGATAAAGATTTTGATAGCCCAAGACCCTGGACTGGAAGTGATTGCAGAGGCAGCAGACGGTCAGGAGCTTCTAGAAATCCTGAAGGAAAAACGTCCAGACATGGTGATTCTTGATATTTCCATGCCAGAGCTCAGCGGGATGGAGGCGTTGGGGGAGATTCATGGGCTCTATCCTGATATCAGGGTCCTCATGCTGACCATGCACTCTAATGTCCAGTACTGTTATCATGCCATCGTTGCTGGGGCGCATGGGTATTTGCTGAAAGATGATTCGGATACCGAGTTATTACCCGCCATCCGAAGGATACGACAAGGAAAGGATTATATGAGTCCGCAGTTGGCATCAGATATTCCTGAAGGGATACGCAATACGACCGAAGTACACTTGACTCCCAGAGAGAAGCAAGTACTAAAACTGCTCGTTGAGGGCTTGACCACGAAACAGATCGCGGAGAAGCTTTGTATCAGCCCAAGGACCGTTGACCAACATCGTTCAAACCTTCTCAAGAAGTTTGGCAAGAAAAAAACCGTTGATTTAGTTAATGATGTTATAAAAAATCCGCCCCTGTATGTTGAGCATATTTCTTAA
- a CDS encoding HU family DNA-binding protein, with the protein MKNSIKLLEGKSMNKLDLVKTLAQSANISKADAERGLVSLLQTMRGAIEDGERINLVGFGSFSVIDRAPRVGRNPKTGEQVKIPSRRSVKFCPGQALKEVFF; encoded by the coding sequence GTGAAGAATAGTATAAAACTGCTGGAGGGGAAAAGCATGAATAAGCTTGATCTTGTAAAAACACTTGCTCAGTCCGCAAATATTAGCAAAGCAGATGCAGAGCGCGGTTTAGTGAGCTTACTGCAAACCATGAGAGGCGCGATTGAAGATGGAGAGCGGATAAACCTTGTTGGATTTGGCAGCTTTTCTGTAATTGATAGAGCGCCACGCGTGGGGCGCAATCCAAAGACCGGTGAACAGGTCAAAATCCCGTCACGACGAAGTGTTAAGTTCTGTCCGGGACAAGCGCTGAAAGAAGTATTTTTCTAG
- a CDS encoding HU family DNA-binding protein — protein sequence MKNSIKLLEGKSMNKLDLVKTLAQSANISKADAERGLVSLLQTMRGAIEDGERVNLVGFGSFSVIDRAPRVGRNPKTGEQVRIPSRRSVKFCPGQALKEVFV from the coding sequence GTGAAGAATAGTATAAAACTGCTGGAGGGGAAAAGCATGAATAAGCTTGATCTTGTAAAAACACTTGCTCAGTCCGCAAATATTAGCAAAGCAGATGCAGAGCGCGGTTTAGTGAGCTTACTGCAAACCATGAGAGGCGCGATTGAAGATGGAGAGCGGGTTAACTTGGTTGGTTTCGGCAGCTTTTCTGTAATTGATAGAGCGCCACGCGTGGGACGCAATCCAAAGACCGGTGAACAGGTCAGAATCCCGTCACGACGGAGTGTTAAGTTCTGTCCGGGGCAAGCTCTCAAAGAGGTGTTTGTCTAG